In one Leptospiraceae bacterium genomic region, the following are encoded:
- a CDS encoding DNA replication/repair protein RecF produces the protein MYLKKLKLQNFRNHKDTELVFSDGLNFFIGNNGEGKTNLLEAIHSISTFKSFRGNSNRELTLWDDSFFYIKAEFESLGEDKRIEFAFQKLDKDKIKMKLNGEAVTKKVDLVGEFKSIIYSPVDMEIIEGGPKKRRKFLDTLIAGFDRRYYKNLLEYNGILKRRNTLLKKRQVLKAELFPWNKLLVERGTLIQEIRSKYALQLNEYFKTNLMKISGEKDCFNFTYKPNVSDLSSYEQKMELSLSKDIHLGYTSSGIHRDLIFMGKEERDLIEFASQGQKRSVVIALKTAAFQLMKELSSQYPVLLIDDVIRELDIKRRQYFLDLLSCCGQVFFTTTDLDGMGEYFENFGRPYKVFKVTGGGVFETDEKG, from the coding sequence ATGTATTTAAAAAAGCTAAAATTACAGAATTTTAGAAATCATAAAGATACCGAACTTGTCTTCTCCGATGGACTTAACTTTTTTATTGGAAATAATGGGGAGGGCAAGACCAACCTTTTAGAAGCAATTCACTCTATTAGTACCTTTAAAAGTTTTCGGGGGAATTCTAACCGGGAACTAACTCTTTGGGATGACTCTTTTTTCTACATAAAGGCCGAGTTTGAGAGTCTGGGTGAAGATAAAAGAATTGAATTTGCTTTTCAAAAATTAGATAAAGATAAAATAAAAATGAAATTAAACGGGGAAGCTGTTACGAAAAAAGTGGACCTCGTTGGTGAATTTAAAAGTATTATCTATTCTCCTGTTGATATGGAAATTATCGAAGGAGGACCAAAGAAAAGGCGAAAATTTTTAGATACCCTGATTGCAGGTTTTGATAGAAGGTATTATAAGAATTTATTAGAATATAATGGTATTTTAAAAAGGAGAAATACTCTCCTTAAGAAACGACAGGTTTTAAAAGCTGAGCTATTTCCCTGGAACAAACTTTTAGTGGAAAGAGGTACTTTAATCCAGGAGATAAGGAGTAAATATGCTCTGCAATTAAATGAATATTTTAAAACAAACTTAATGAAAATTTCGGGGGAAAAAGATTGTTTTAATTTTACTTATAAACCTAATGTATCAGACCTCTCATCCTATGAACAAAAAATGGAGCTTTCATTAAGTAAAGATATACACCTGGGTTATACTTCTTCCGGAATACATAGAGATCTTATTTTTATGGGAAAGGAAGAAAGAGATTTAATAGAATTTGCTTCTCAGGGTCAGAAGAGAAGTGTGGTGATTGCTTTAAAAACGGCTGCTTTCCAATTAATGAAGGAACTGAGTTCTCAGTATCCGGTATTATTAATAGATGATGTTATAAGAGAACTGGATATTAAAAGAAGGCAATATTTTCTTGATTTACTTTCTTGTTGCGGACAGGTTTTTTTTACAACAACAGATCTGGATGGAATGGGAGAATATTTTGAAAATTTTGGAAGACCTTACAAGGTTTTCAAGGTTACGGGAGGGGGAGTTTTCGAGACTGATGAAAAAGGTTAG
- the gyrB gene encoding DNA topoisomerase (ATP-hydrolyzing) subunit B: MNSQNDYGADKIKILEGLEAVRKRPGMYIGTQDETGLHKMVFEVVDNSVDEAMAGFCSHILVKILPGDIIEVGDNGRGIPVDIHPDKGVSTMEVVLTVLHAGGKFENDAYKLSGGLHGVGVSVVNALSEWLEAEVDQRGKRHYQKFLRGVPAAPMSVIGEASMTGTTIRFKPDAKIFTTTEFHYDMLASRFREMAFLNKGLTIKIEDHRKEEIHQDEFCYSGGIVSFVEMLNENKHPIHKDVIHFTGTRDNIIAEIALQYSDSYSENVFCFTNAINNNLGGTHLEGFRSALTRTLNDYLKKDANLQKKLTAGLSGEDVKEGLTTVISIKVPQPQFNSQTKEKLVNAEVKGLMQTITSEGLSLYFEENPEVVKKIIEKSIMAARAREAARKARDMTRRKSVLEGAGLPGKLADCSEKDPALSELYLVEGDSAGGSAKQGRDRNTQAILPLKGKIINVEKARLDKILSNEEIRTLVTAMGTGIGEDEFNLNKIRYHKIIIMTDADVDGSHIRTLLLTFFYRHMKQVIERGYLYVAQPPLYLIKKGNSKTYAYSDREKDKVIKEFGKDSKYSIQRYKGLGEMNAEQLWDTTMDPKARVMLQVKLDDLVEAEETFSILMGDDVASRRRFIEDNAPKVMNLDL, translated from the coding sequence ATGAATTCTCAAAATGATTACGGTGCCGATAAGATAAAAATTCTCGAAGGTTTGGAAGCAGTTCGAAAACGTCCGGGAATGTACATCGGTACTCAGGATGAAACAGGCCTTCATAAAATGGTTTTTGAAGTGGTCGATAACTCTGTCGATGAAGCTATGGCAGGTTTTTGTTCCCACATTCTCGTTAAAATACTTCCGGGGGATATTATTGAGGTAGGTGATAATGGCCGTGGAATCCCCGTTGATATACATCCTGATAAGGGTGTTTCAACAATGGAGGTGGTTTTAACCGTTCTACACGCCGGTGGTAAATTTGAGAATGATGCCTATAAGCTCTCAGGTGGTCTGCACGGAGTGGGTGTCAGTGTAGTGAATGCCCTTTCTGAATGGTTGGAAGCCGAGGTGGATCAAAGAGGCAAAAGGCATTATCAGAAGTTTTTACGCGGCGTTCCGGCTGCACCTATGAGTGTAATTGGGGAAGCTTCCATGACAGGCACAACTATTCGATTTAAGCCGGATGCAAAGATTTTTACTACTACCGAGTTTCATTATGATATGCTGGCTTCCCGCTTTCGGGAGATGGCTTTTTTAAATAAAGGCCTTACTATAAAAATTGAAGATCACCGCAAAGAAGAAATTCATCAGGACGAGTTTTGTTATTCTGGAGGGATTGTATCTTTCGTGGAAATGCTGAATGAAAATAAGCATCCCATCCATAAAGATGTGATCCACTTTACAGGTACAAGAGACAACATTATTGCTGAGATAGCCCTGCAATATTCCGATTCCTATTCAGAAAATGTATTTTGTTTTACTAATGCTATCAATAATAATCTTGGAGGAACTCACCTCGAAGGTTTCCGTTCTGCTCTAACTCGAACCCTAAATGACTATCTTAAAAAAGATGCAAATCTTCAAAAGAAACTTACAGCCGGTTTGAGCGGAGAAGATGTAAAAGAAGGTTTAACTACAGTTATTTCCATAAAAGTCCCACAGCCTCAATTTAACTCGCAAACCAAGGAAAAACTGGTGAATGCGGAAGTGAAAGGTTTAATGCAAACCATTACTTCGGAAGGTTTAAGTCTGTATTTTGAAGAAAATCCGGAAGTTGTAAAAAAGATTATTGAAAAATCTATTATGGCTGCTCGTGCTCGTGAAGCTGCAAGAAAAGCTAGAGATATGACCCGACGCAAATCTGTTTTAGAAGGTGCGGGTTTGCCGGGTAAGCTGGCGGATTGTTCTGAAAAGGATCCGGCTCTTTCCGAGCTTTATCTGGTGGAGGGTGATTCGGCGGGTGGTTCGGCCAAGCAGGGACGTGATAGGAATACGCAGGCTATCCTTCCCTTGAAAGGTAAGATTATTAACGTAGAAAAAGCCAGGTTAGATAAAATTCTATCGAATGAAGAAATACGTACTCTGGTAACTGCGATGGGCACCGGGATAGGTGAGGATGAATTTAACCTGAATAAAATTCGTTATCATAAAATTATCATCATGACCGATGCGGATGTGGATGGATCGCATATTCGAACCCTGTTATTAACTTTTTTCTACAGGCATATGAAGCAGGTAATCGAAAGAGGATACTTATATGTAGCCCAACCTCCTCTTTACCTTATAAAAAAAGGAAATTCAAAAACCTATGCTTATTCGGATAGAGAAAAAGATAAGGTAATAAAAGAGTTCGGTAAAGATTCCAAGTATAGCATTCAGCGTTACAAAGGTCTCGGGGAAATGAATGCCGAGCAACTCTGGGACACTACGATGGACCCAAAGGCCCGCGTTATGCTTCAGGTTAAGTTGGATGATCTGGTAGAAGCAGAAGAAACCTTTAGTATTTTAATGGGTGATGATGTAGCTTCTAGAAGACGATTTATAGAGGATAATGCTCCTAAGGTTATGAATCTCGATTTATAA
- a CDS encoding DUF721 domain-containing protein: MKKVSSINLSFLAMNWEGDMEEIARKVALQKIQTQWEKIIGPLFYQHSWPEKIYPASLLVLVDHSAYTMELTLLSSQIINKINELFSGFRITKLELRTGNIPYRKVLELPKKKPDWKGKEELLELLETEEDRLAKAKLRELIGVLD, encoded by the coding sequence ATGAAAAAGGTTAGTTCTATCAACCTCTCTTTTCTTGCAATGAATTGGGAAGGGGATATGGAAGAAATAGCCAGAAAAGTTGCCCTTCAAAAAATTCAGACTCAATGGGAAAAGATTATAGGTCCCCTTTTTTATCAACATTCCTGGCCGGAAAAAATCTACCCTGCTTCCTTGCTTGTCCTGGTAGATCACTCTGCCTACACAATGGAATTAACTCTTCTTTCTTCCCAAATTATTAATAAGATCAACGAACTTTTTTCCGGATTCAGGATTACAAAACTGGAACTTAGAACCGGAAATATTCCATATCGAAAAGTATTAGAACTTCCAAAAAAGAAACCGGATTGGAAGGGAAAAGAAGAGCTATTAGAATTACTCGAAACGGAAGAAGACAGGCTGGCAAAAGCCAAATTAAGGGAATTAATTGGTGTTTTGGACTAA
- the dnaN gene encoding DNA polymerase III subunit beta codes for MKFKVKTHDFQKAINSVEGVITAREIKSALSNIKVETGEKAIFLSATDLEISLKTSVEAEVFETGSISLPARQLSNAFKTINFEHTMLETDQEYPTQTIITDADSKIDFRLNINGIDADEIKTIGTVDMESIFELPCRTFLEMIRKTSYAVALEDTRFVFNGLFVLSKGEHVSFIGTDGRRLAKVDRVFPNKIPFDSGIIIPHKAVREIQKMIELNEFGRVGIIDKQIYIAIGNVELLCKLIDGTYPDYDSVIPKSSSENVRINKDSFQIALKQALIAAEEPSRQIRLRFVDNHLHINSSTPGSTEININIPVEYNSDETIIAFKGDYLIDVVKSIDDSELTVEFSGSNAPVLFRDPSDEEYLSVIMPMKL; via the coding sequence ATGAAGTTTAAAGTTAAAACACATGATTTTCAAAAAGCAATTAATTCTGTAGAAGGAGTTATCACTGCAAGAGAAATTAAATCAGCCTTATCTAATATTAAAGTAGAGACAGGTGAAAAAGCAATTTTTCTTTCTGCAACAGATCTTGAAATTTCATTAAAGACTTCTGTAGAAGCTGAAGTTTTTGAGACAGGAAGCATTTCTTTACCTGCCAGGCAATTAAGTAATGCTTTTAAGACCATAAACTTTGAACATACAATGCTGGAAACAGACCAGGAATATCCCACTCAAACGATTATCACAGATGCTGATTCTAAAATTGATTTTAGATTGAATATCAATGGAATTGATGCAGATGAAATAAAGACAATAGGTACGGTTGATATGGAAAGTATTTTTGAACTTCCCTGTCGTACTTTCCTGGAAATGATTCGGAAAACGTCTTATGCTGTTGCTTTGGAAGATACCCGCTTTGTGTTTAATGGTCTGTTTGTTTTATCTAAAGGAGAGCATGTATCATTCATCGGTACCGATGGAAGAAGGCTTGCAAAAGTAGATAGGGTATTTCCCAATAAAATTCCTTTCGATTCAGGAATCATTATTCCTCATAAAGCTGTTCGGGAAATTCAAAAAATGATTGAATTGAATGAATTTGGCCGAGTAGGTATTATTGATAAACAAATTTATATTGCTATCGGAAATGTAGAGCTTCTATGTAAACTTATTGATGGAACTTATCCGGATTATGATTCGGTGATTCCGAAGAGTTCGAGTGAAAACGTTAGAATTAATAAGGATAGTTTTCAGATCGCTCTTAAGCAGGCCCTTATTGCTGCAGAAGAACCTTCGAGACAAATTCGTCTGAGGTTTGTTGATAATCACTTACATATAAACTCTTCTACTCCGGGTTCCACCGAAATCAATATTAATATACCAGTGGAATATAATTCAGATGAAACTATCATTGCCTTCAAGGGTGATTATCTTATTGATGTGGTAAAATCTATTGACGATTCTGAATTAACCGTTGAGTTTTCCGGCTCAAATGCTCCGGTTCTTTTCAGAGACCCTTCAGATGAAGAATACCTCTCAGTTATTATGCCTATGAAACTTTAA